The Lentzea guizhouensis genome contains a region encoding:
- a CDS encoding succinate dehydrogenase iron-sulfur subunit, with the protein MTATAETTAGSRGSQPPVPDGAVTVTVKIRRFNPEFDDEPRWDSFDIPALPSDRVLNLLHHIKWYVDGTLTFRRSCAHGICGSDAMRINGVNRLACKVLLKDLLLKDKQTTITIEPIKGLPVNKDLLVDMEPFFEAFRAVKPYLVTYGNEPTRERIQSVADRERFDDTTKCILCACCTTSCPVYWTEGSYFGPAAIVNAHRFIFDSRDEGAEERLDILNDIDGVWRCRTTFNCTDACPRGIQVTKAIQEVKRALLFKRT; encoded by the coding sequence ATGACCGCCACCGCTGAAACCACTGCTGGCTCGCGCGGCTCCCAGCCGCCGGTTCCGGACGGCGCTGTCACGGTCACCGTCAAGATCCGGCGCTTCAACCCGGAGTTCGACGACGAGCCGCGCTGGGACTCGTTCGACATCCCGGCCCTCCCGTCGGACCGCGTGCTGAACCTGCTGCACCACATCAAGTGGTACGTGGACGGCACGCTGACGTTCCGCCGCTCCTGCGCGCACGGCATCTGCGGTTCGGACGCCATGCGCATCAACGGCGTGAACCGCCTGGCCTGCAAGGTCCTGCTGAAGGACCTGCTGCTCAAGGACAAGCAGACCACCATCACCATCGAGCCCATCAAGGGCCTGCCGGTGAACAAGGACCTGCTCGTCGACATGGAGCCGTTCTTCGAGGCCTTCCGCGCCGTCAAGCCGTACCTGGTGACCTACGGCAACGAGCCGACGCGCGAACGCATCCAGTCGGTCGCCGACCGCGAGCGCTTCGACGACACCACCAAGTGCATCCTGTGCGCCTGCTGCACGACCTCGTGCCCGGTGTACTGGACGGAGGGCTCGTACTTCGGCCCGGCCGCGATCGTGAACGCGCACCGGTTCATCTTCGACTCGCGCGACGAGGGCGCTGAGGAGCGGCTCGACATCCTCAACGACATCGACGGCGTGTGGCGCTGCCGGACGACGTTCAACTGCACGGACGCCTGCCCGCGTGGGATCCAGGTGACCAAGGCGATCCAGGAAGTGAAGCGGGCGCTGCTGTTCAAGCGCACCTGA
- the sdhA gene encoding succinate dehydrogenase flavoprotein subunit produces MQFHKYDVVIIGAGGAGMRAAIESGQRARTAVLTKLYPTRSHTGAAQGGMCAALANVEEDNWEWHTFDTIKGGDYLVDQDAAEIMAKEAIDAVLDLEKMGLPFNRTPEGKIDQRRFGGHTRNHGEAAVRRACYAADRTGHMILQTLYQNCVKHGIEFFNEFYVLDICLTETENGPVCTGAVAYELATGEIHVFQAKSVVFATGGFGKVFKTTSNAHTLTGDGMGIVFRKGLPLEDMEFYQFHPTGLAGLGILLTEGARGEGAILRNASGERFMERYAPTIKDLAPRDIVARSMALEVLEGRGAGPNKDYVLLDCTHLGAEVLETKLPDITEFARTYLAVDPVVEPVPVYPTAHYAMGGIPTNIHGEVLRDNDNVVPGLYAAGECACVSVHGANRLGTNSLLDINVFGRRAGIAAAEYALSRESHVDLPENPAAAVEAQVALALSEHGQERVADIRTELQATMDANASVYRTEDTLKTALHDVQALKERYAHIQVQDKGKRFNTDLLEAVELGFLLELAEVLVHGALARKESRGGHAREDYPNRDDTNFMRHSMFYKQGEGLSADIRLDYKPVTFTRYKPMERKY; encoded by the coding sequence ATGCAGTTCCACAAGTACGACGTAGTCATCATCGGCGCTGGTGGTGCCGGTATGCGCGCGGCGATCGAGTCCGGCCAGCGCGCCCGCACCGCGGTGCTGACGAAGCTCTACCCCACCCGGTCCCACACCGGCGCGGCCCAGGGCGGCATGTGCGCCGCGCTGGCCAACGTCGAGGAGGACAACTGGGAGTGGCACACCTTCGACACGATCAAGGGCGGCGACTACCTGGTCGACCAGGACGCCGCCGAGATCATGGCGAAGGAGGCGATCGACGCCGTTCTCGACCTCGAGAAGATGGGCCTGCCGTTCAACCGCACGCCCGAGGGCAAGATCGACCAGCGCCGGTTCGGCGGGCACACGCGCAACCACGGTGAAGCCGCCGTGCGCCGCGCCTGCTACGCCGCGGACCGCACCGGTCACATGATCCTGCAGACGCTGTACCAGAACTGCGTCAAGCACGGCATCGAGTTCTTCAACGAGTTCTACGTGCTCGACATCTGCCTGACCGAGACGGAGAACGGCCCGGTCTGCACCGGCGCCGTCGCCTACGAGCTCGCGACCGGCGAGATCCACGTGTTCCAGGCCAAGTCCGTCGTGTTCGCGACCGGTGGTTTCGGCAAGGTCTTCAAGACCACGTCGAACGCCCACACGCTGACCGGTGACGGCATGGGCATCGTCTTCCGCAAGGGCCTGCCCCTGGAGGACATGGAGTTCTACCAGTTCCACCCGACCGGTCTGGCCGGTCTCGGCATCCTGCTGACCGAGGGTGCCCGCGGTGAGGGCGCGATCCTGCGCAACGCCTCGGGCGAGCGGTTCATGGAGCGCTACGCCCCGACCATCAAGGACCTGGCGCCGCGCGATATCGTGGCCCGCTCGATGGCCCTCGAGGTGCTGGAGGGCCGTGGCGCCGGCCCGAACAAGGACTACGTGCTGCTCGACTGCACGCACCTCGGTGCCGAGGTGCTGGAGACGAAGCTGCCGGACATCACCGAGTTCGCCCGCACCTACCTCGCGGTCGACCCGGTCGTCGAGCCCGTCCCGGTCTACCCGACCGCGCACTACGCGATGGGCGGCATCCCGACGAACATCCACGGCGAGGTGCTGCGGGACAACGACAACGTCGTTCCCGGCCTGTACGCCGCCGGTGAGTGCGCGTGCGTCTCGGTGCACGGCGCGAACCGCCTGGGCACCAACTCGTTGCTGGACATCAACGTCTTCGGCCGCCGCGCGGGCATCGCCGCCGCGGAGTACGCGCTCTCCCGCGAGTCGCACGTCGACCTGCCGGAGAACCCGGCCGCGGCCGTCGAGGCCCAGGTCGCGCTGGCGTTGTCGGAGCACGGCCAGGAGCGCGTGGCGGACATCCGCACCGAGCTGCAGGCCACGATGGACGCCAACGCGTCCGTCTACCGCACCGAGGACACGCTGAAGACGGCCCTGCACGACGTCCAGGCCCTGAAGGAGCGCTACGCGCACATCCAGGTGCAGGACAAGGGCAAGCGCTTCAACACCGACCTGCTGGAGGCCGTCGAGCTCGGCTTCCTGCTGGAGCTGGCCGAGGTGCTCGTGCACGGCGCGCTGGCGCGCAAGGAGTCCCGCGGCGGTCACGCCCGCGAGGACTACCCGAACCGCGACGACACGAACTTCATGCGCCACAGCATGTTCTACAAGCAGGGCGAGGGTCTGTCCGCCGACATCCGGCTCGACTACAAGCCCGTGACCTTTACCCGGTACAAGCCGATGGAGCGCAAGTACTGA
- a CDS encoding ABC transporter permease gives MEEKPHVPAAPRKRKIPGWAVGMLGVAGAIALLSITSMQTGFPQLTSSGTTQTAVRLALPILLAGLGGLWAERAGVVNIGLEGMMIMGTWGAAWAGYQWGPWAALVAAVVFGSLGGLLHAIATVTFGVNHIVSGVAINLLGAGLTKYLSTLIFLPLSNNPRQSPPVQPFDTFSAAGLGDWLGELEAGQRLFISDVAGILRGLVTGVSPLTMLAILLLPLSYFLLWRTRFGLRLRSVGENPHAADSLGVKVYFHKYVAVIVSGGLAGLGGAALVLNPGQLSYLEGQTGGRGYIGLAAMIFGNWRPGGLLGGAALFGYADGLQLRSGGETVLALVYGVVLLLGVIVVWQLIRRKWFSAAAAIVVAVLMYLLYISLDEIPSEFVSYAPHMVTLAVLAVASQRLRMPAADGLVYRRG, from the coding sequence ATGGAGGAGAAGCCGCACGTCCCCGCGGCGCCTCGCAAGCGCAAGATCCCCGGCTGGGCCGTCGGCATGCTCGGTGTCGCGGGCGCGATCGCGTTGCTGTCGATCACGTCGATGCAGACCGGGTTCCCGCAGCTCACCTCGTCCGGCACCACCCAGACGGCGGTGCGGCTCGCGTTGCCGATCCTGCTCGCCGGTCTCGGCGGTCTGTGGGCGGAACGCGCCGGCGTGGTCAACATCGGCCTCGAAGGCATGATGATCATGGGCACCTGGGGCGCGGCGTGGGCCGGCTACCAGTGGGGTCCCTGGGCCGCGCTGGTGGCAGCGGTCGTCTTCGGGTCGCTCGGCGGCCTGCTGCACGCGATCGCCACGGTCACGTTCGGCGTCAACCACATCGTCTCCGGTGTGGCGATCAACCTGCTCGGCGCCGGTCTGACGAAGTACCTGTCGACGCTGATCTTCCTGCCGCTGTCGAACAACCCGCGGCAGTCGCCGCCGGTGCAGCCGTTCGACACGTTCTCCGCGGCCGGGCTGGGCGACTGGCTCGGCGAGCTGGAGGCGGGCCAGCGCCTGTTCATCTCCGACGTCGCGGGCATCCTGCGCGGCCTGGTCACCGGTGTCTCGCCGTTGACGATGCTCGCGATCCTGCTGCTGCCGCTGTCGTACTTCCTGCTCTGGCGCACCCGCTTCGGCCTGCGCCTGCGCTCGGTCGGCGAGAACCCGCACGCCGCGGACTCGCTGGGCGTGAAGGTGTACTTCCACAAGTACGTCGCCGTGATCGTCTCCGGTGGTCTCGCCGGCCTGGGTGGCGCCGCGCTGGTGCTCAACCCCGGTCAGCTGTCCTACCTGGAGGGCCAGACCGGCGGGCGCGGCTACATCGGCCTCGCCGCGATGATCTTCGGCAACTGGCGGCCGGGCGGTCTGCTGGGTGGTGCGGCGCTGTTCGGTTACGCCGACGGCCTGCAGCTGCGTTCGGGTGGCGAGACGGTGCTGGCGCTGGTCTACGGCGTGGTGCTGCTGCTCGGCGTGATCGTGGTGTGGCAGCTGATCCGCCGCAAGTGGTTCTCCGCCGCCGCGGCGATCGTCGTGGCCGTGCTGATGTACCTGCTGTACATCAGCCTCGACGAGATCCCCAGCGAGTTCGTGTCGTACGCGCCGCACATGGTGACGCTGGCCGTGCTCGCCGTTGCGTCACAGCGGTTGCGCATGCCGGCCGCCGACGGTCTGGTGTACCGCCGTGGCTGA
- the sdhC gene encoding succinate dehydrogenase, cytochrome b556 subunit, with product MTSAGAPERSGTTRGGGTLYRGDLGMWSWVAHRITGVLTFFFLFTHVLDTALVRVSPNAYDAVIETYKNPVVNLFEVGLVGAVLYHALNGIRVMLVDFWEKGAKYQRVMLWTVLAVWVVVMIPGFYFMMERTISNLVGGH from the coding sequence ATGACCAGCGCAGGCGCACCCGAGCGGTCGGGCACCACCCGAGGGGGTGGGACGCTCTACCGCGGTGATCTGGGCATGTGGTCCTGGGTCGCCCACCGGATCACCGGTGTCCTCACGTTCTTCTTCCTGTTCACCCACGTGCTCGACACCGCTCTCGTGCGGGTGTCCCCCAACGCCTACGACGCGGTGATCGAGACCTACAAGAACCCGGTCGTGAACCTCTTCGAGGTCGGCCTCGTCGGCGCGGTGCTCTACCACGCGCTGAACGGCATCCGGGTCATGCTGGTCGACTTCTGGGAGAAGGGCGCCAAGTACCAGCGGGTCATGCTGTGGACCGTGCTGGCCGTCTGGGTCGTCGTGATGATCCCCGGCTTCTACTTCATGATGGAGCGCACGATCTCCAACCTGGTGGGGGGTCACTGA
- a CDS encoding D-alanyl-D-alanine carboxypeptidase family protein, which yields MPFTHRLIVALVLALATAAFAAPAGTAQQNLAAQCANRETPPPPVDTSEQPAPGQKVPPPLEVPEKPIGGDRLGECGLVLPPNSAQPPSGNTAATWLLADMDSGAVIAAYDPHGRQRPASVMKVLLALVVAKELRGDMVVTASAEDTQQECTCVGLRDGGQYTVRQLLHGLLLTSGNDVAHTLARQLGGVPNAVRKMNAMARELGALDTRAATPSGLDAPGTSTSAYDVALIFRGAMKYDEFASAIKLKQSQFPGRNGGTIMLTNDNRLLTNYEGALGGKTGFTDDSQHTYVGAAERNGRRLVVVLLRGQQTPTPITTQAAKLLDYGFAMGPGGVGKLVDGAPQPKPKVTSTQESGAADAAAPGDTANGRPAPTMFGTVGLPITAIAVVGLLAAVFLYIRNKRAKAARARRQAAQAAQGF from the coding sequence GTGCCCTTCACCCATCGGCTCATCGTCGCCCTGGTCCTAGCACTGGCCACAGCCGCGTTCGCCGCACCGGCCGGCACGGCACAGCAGAACCTGGCGGCCCAGTGCGCCAACCGCGAGACCCCGCCCCCACCGGTGGACACCTCGGAGCAGCCGGCGCCCGGTCAGAAGGTGCCGCCGCCCCTCGAGGTCCCCGAGAAGCCGATCGGTGGTGACAGGCTGGGCGAGTGCGGCCTGGTCCTGCCGCCGAACTCGGCGCAGCCCCCGAGCGGCAACACCGCGGCCACCTGGCTGCTGGCGGACATGGACAGCGGCGCCGTCATCGCCGCGTACGACCCGCACGGCCGGCAGCGCCCCGCGAGCGTCATGAAGGTCCTGCTCGCGCTCGTCGTGGCCAAGGAGCTGCGCGGCGACATGGTGGTGACCGCCTCCGCCGAGGACACGCAGCAGGAGTGCACCTGCGTCGGCCTGCGCGACGGCGGCCAGTACACGGTCCGCCAGCTGCTGCACGGCCTGTTGCTCACCTCCGGCAACGACGTCGCGCACACCCTCGCCCGCCAGCTCGGCGGCGTGCCGAACGCGGTGCGCAAGATGAACGCCATGGCCCGCGAGCTCGGCGCCCTCGACACCCGCGCGGCGACCCCGTCCGGCCTCGACGCCCCCGGCACCAGCACGTCGGCCTACGACGTCGCCCTGATCTTCCGCGGCGCGATGAAGTACGACGAGTTCGCCAGCGCCATCAAGCTGAAGCAGTCGCAGTTCCCCGGCCGCAACGGCGGCACGATCATGCTGACCAACGACAACCGCCTCCTCACGAACTACGAGGGCGCGCTCGGTGGCAAGACCGGCTTCACCGACGACTCCCAGCACACCTACGTGGGCGCCGCCGAACGCAACGGCCGCCGCCTCGTCGTCGTGCTGCTGCGCGGCCAGCAGACCCCGACCCCGATCACCACCCAGGCGGCGAAGCTCCTCGACTACGGCTTCGCGATGGGCCCCGGCGGCGTCGGCAAGCTCGTCGACGGCGCCCCGCAGCCCAAGCCGAAGGTCACCTCGACCCAGGAGTCCGGCGCAGCCGACGCGGCCGCCCCCGGCGACACCGCCAACGGCCGCCCCGCGCCCACGATGTTCGGCACCGTCGGCCTCCCCATCACCGCCATCGCCGTGGTGGGCCTGCTGGCCGCTGTGTTCCTCTACATCCGCAACAAACGGGCCAAGGCGGCTCGGGCACGCCGCCAGGCCGCTCAGGCGGCACAGGGCTTCTGA
- a CDS encoding succinate dehydrogenase hydrophobic membrane anchor subunit: MSLALDKPRSPRRPAARRGNGELYSWLFMRLSGLLLVVLVLGHLFIMNILDGGVHKINFAFVAGRWSSPFWQFWDLSMLWLAQLHGGNGLRTVINDYARKDSTRFWLKMLLYVSMVLIVSLGTFVIFTFDPNISN, encoded by the coding sequence ATGTCACTCGCACTCGACAAGCCCCGTTCGCCCCGCCGCCCCGCTGCCCGCCGCGGCAACGGCGAGCTCTACAGCTGGCTGTTCATGCGCCTCTCGGGCCTGCTGCTCGTGGTCCTGGTCCTGGGCCACCTGTTCATCATGAACATCCTGGACGGTGGCGTCCACAAGATCAACTTCGCCTTCGTCGCCGGCCGCTGGTCGTCCCCGTTCTGGCAGTTCTGGGACCTCTCGATGCTCTGGCTCGCGCAGCTGCACGGCGGCAACGGCCTGCGCACCGTCATCAACGACTACGCGCGCAAGGACTCCACCCGGTTCTGGTTGAAGATGCTGCTCTACGTGTCGATGGTCCTCATCGTCTCGCTCGGCACGTTCGTGATCTTCACCTTCGACCCGAACATCTCGAACTGA
- a CDS encoding cytidine deaminase, translating into MAEVDWDLLRTRAVEAAASAYCPYSGLQVGSAALCDDGRIVVGCNVENASYGVGLCAECAMAGQLQLTGGGRFVAVACRSGAGELLMPCGRCRQVLYELGGPSCLVDTPSGVLPMSSVLPDAFGPEDLP; encoded by the coding sequence GTGGCTGAGGTCGACTGGGACCTGCTCCGGACACGGGCGGTGGAAGCGGCGGCGTCCGCCTACTGCCCGTACTCGGGGCTGCAGGTCGGATCCGCGGCGTTGTGCGATGACGGCCGCATCGTCGTCGGGTGCAACGTCGAGAACGCTTCTTATGGCGTCGGGTTGTGCGCTGAGTGCGCGATGGCCGGGCAGTTGCAGCTGACAGGCGGTGGCCGGTTCGTCGCGGTCGCCTGCCGTTCCGGTGCCGGTGAGCTGCTGATGCCGTGCGGGCGGTGCCGTCAGGTGCTGTACGAGCTGGGCGGTCCGTCGTGCCTGGTCGACACGCCTTCCGGGGTGCTGCCGATGTCGTCGGTGCTGCCGGACGCGTTCGGGCCGGAGGACCTGCCGTGA
- a CDS encoding ABC transporter ATP-binding protein, protein MSSSTSVGTDEHPAVVLTGITKRFPGVVANSNVHLTVRRGEVHALCGENGAGKSTLMKILYGMQAPDEGTIEVNGEQVRFRTPSDAIKAGIGMVHQHFMLADNLTVQENVVLGAEAMHGIGKKARARIIELSGKTGLNVDPGVLVEQLGVADRQRVEILKVLYRGAKVIILDEPTAVLVPQEVNELFETVRGMQEQGYTFLFISHKLDEVRAIADSVTVIRRGTTVGSADPKTVSSRQLAEMMVGSELPSPETRESTVTDRVVLDVKGLRLMTPDGSRPILDDVDLVVRSGEVVGIAGVEGNGQTELVEAVMGMRKAGSGTITLQDKDITKLGTLARREAGIGYVPEDRHRHGLLLTQPLWYNRILGHQTRKPTAKGVWLDTDGAKKDTERIVADFDVRTPGIDVPAAALSGGNQQKLVVGRELSGDPVLLIASHPTRGVDVGAQALIWDEIKRARAAGLAVLLISADLDELIGLSDTIKVMLRGRLVADADPNTVTPEDLGSAMTGAGSTSAAVHETVAVEEGEH, encoded by the coding sequence ATGAGCAGTTCCACGTCCGTCGGCACGGACGAACACCCCGCGGTGGTGCTCACGGGCATCACCAAGCGATTCCCCGGTGTGGTCGCCAACAGCAACGTCCACCTGACCGTCCGCCGCGGCGAGGTGCACGCGCTCTGCGGTGAGAACGGCGCGGGCAAGTCGACCCTGATGAAGATCCTCTACGGCATGCAGGCGCCGGACGAGGGCACCATCGAGGTGAACGGCGAGCAGGTGCGGTTCCGCACGCCGTCGGACGCCATCAAGGCCGGGATCGGCATGGTGCACCAGCACTTCATGCTCGCCGACAACCTCACCGTCCAGGAGAACGTCGTCCTGGGCGCCGAGGCCATGCACGGCATCGGCAAGAAGGCCCGCGCGCGCATCATCGAGCTCTCCGGCAAGACCGGTCTCAACGTCGACCCCGGCGTGCTCGTCGAGCAGCTCGGTGTCGCCGACCGGCAGCGCGTCGAGATCCTCAAGGTGCTCTACCGCGGCGCCAAGGTGATCATCCTCGACGAGCCCACCGCCGTGCTCGTGCCGCAGGAGGTCAACGAGCTCTTCGAGACCGTCCGCGGCATGCAGGAGCAGGGCTACACGTTCCTGTTCATCTCGCACAAGCTCGACGAGGTCCGCGCGATCGCCGACTCCGTGACGGTGATCCGCCGCGGCACGACCGTGGGCAGCGCCGACCCGAAGACCGTCAGCTCCCGGCAGCTCGCCGAGATGATGGTCGGCAGCGAGCTGCCCAGCCCGGAGACCCGCGAGTCCACCGTCACCGACAGGGTCGTGCTGGACGTCAAGGGCCTCAGGCTGATGACCCCGGACGGCTCACGGCCGATCCTCGACGACGTCGACCTGGTGGTCCGCTCCGGCGAGGTCGTCGGCATCGCCGGCGTCGAGGGCAACGGCCAGACCGAGCTCGTCGAAGCGGTCATGGGCATGCGCAAGGCCGGCAGCGGCACGATCACGTTGCAGGACAAGGACATCACCAAGCTCGGGACGCTGGCCCGGCGTGAGGCGGGCATCGGCTACGTGCCGGAGGACCGCCACCGCCACGGCCTGCTGCTCACACAACCCCTCTGGTACAACCGGATCCTCGGCCACCAGACCCGCAAGCCGACCGCCAAGGGCGTCTGGCTCGACACCGACGGCGCGAAGAAGGACACCGAGCGGATCGTCGCGGACTTCGACGTCCGCACACCCGGCATCGACGTGCCCGCGGCCGCGTTGTCCGGCGGCAACCAGCAGAAGCTCGTCGTCGGCCGCGAACTCTCCGGCGACCCCGTCCTGCTGATCGCGTCACACCCCACCCGCGGTGTCGACGTCGGCGCGCAGGCGTTGATCTGGGACGAGATCAAACGCGCCCGCGCCGCCGGTCTCGCCGTCCTGCTGATCTCCGCCGACCTGGACGAGCTGATCGGCCTCTCGGACACGATCAAGGTCATGCTGCGCGGCCGGCTGGTGGCCGACGCCGACCCGAACACCGTCACGCCCGAGGACCTCGGCAGCGCGATGACGGGTGCGGGCAGCACGAGCGCCGCGGTGCACGAGACCGTCGCGGTTGAGGAAGGCGAGCACTGA
- a CDS encoding ABC transporter permease, which produces MGHLRGKLLPPALAIVFSMLLCGAALVISGANPLSAFGAMVTQVGKGTTFVDIINSTGIYYIAALAVAIGFQMNLFNIGVEGQYRVAAVVAAVVGGSIALPPGIHTLVIIIVAALAGAAWAAIPAILKVTRGVNEVISTIMMNGLAIGLSAYLIRRDVFGELRGNNIRTAEIPESGWMPGISFGGGGTMFGFIFVAVALGVGYWVMMNRTRFGFELRASGESSTAASAGGVNAKKMVLVSMLLSGAIAGLISLPELLGRDHTFSLNFTAGIGFSGIAIALLGRNHPGGIAFGALLWAFLDKSGLALDNVGVPREIVTIMQGSIVLSVVVAYEVVRRFELASEQRRVGRELGTVGGAA; this is translated from the coding sequence ATGGGACACCTGCGCGGCAAACTCCTGCCGCCCGCGTTGGCGATCGTCTTCTCGATGCTGTTGTGCGGCGCGGCGCTCGTCATCTCCGGCGCGAACCCGCTCAGCGCGTTCGGTGCGATGGTGACGCAGGTCGGCAAGGGCACGACGTTCGTCGACATCATCAACTCGACGGGCATCTACTACATCGCGGCGCTCGCGGTGGCGATCGGGTTCCAGATGAACCTGTTCAACATCGGTGTCGAGGGCCAGTACCGGGTCGCGGCCGTGGTCGCCGCGGTCGTCGGCGGCTCGATCGCGCTGCCACCCGGCATCCACACGCTGGTGATCATCATCGTCGCCGCGCTCGCCGGTGCCGCCTGGGCCGCGATCCCCGCGATCCTCAAGGTGACCCGCGGCGTCAACGAGGTCATCTCGACGATCATGATGAACGGCCTGGCGATCGGCCTGTCCGCCTACCTGATCCGCCGGGACGTCTTCGGTGAGCTGCGGGGCAACAACATCCGCACCGCCGAGATCCCGGAGAGCGGCTGGATGCCCGGCATCTCGTTCGGTGGCGGCGGCACGATGTTCGGCTTCATCTTCGTGGCCGTCGCCCTGGGCGTCGGCTACTGGGTGATGATGAACAGGACCCGGTTCGGCTTCGAGCTGCGCGCGTCCGGCGAGTCCTCGACCGCCGCGTCGGCCGGTGGCGTCAACGCCAAGAAGATGGTGCTGGTCTCGATGCTGCTCTCGGGCGCCATCGCGGGCCTGATCTCGCTGCCGGAACTGCTCGGCCGCGACCACACCTTCAGCCTGAACTTCACCGCGGGCATCGGCTTCTCGGGCATCGCGATCGCGCTGCTCGGCCGCAACCACCCCGGTGGCATCGCGTTCGGCGCACTGCTCTGGGCGTTCCTCGACAAGTCCGGCCTCGCGCTCGACAACGTCGGTGTGCCCAGGGAGATCGTCACCATCATGCAGGGCTCGATCGTCCTGTCGGTCGTCGTCGCGTACGAGGTGGTGCGCCGCTTCGAGCTCGCCTCCGAGCAGCGTCGCGTCGGCCGTGAGCTCGGAACTGTCGGAGGTGCCGCGTGA
- a CDS encoding BMP family lipoprotein gives MRGVAVAAIALTSVMTMAACAKDSGGGNNNSSAGTGAACEFAQPPTAPATSSTSAAAGAKVDASALKIGLAYDIGGRGDASFNDSAAAGLDKAIADMGVKKENTRELSAAPNEDESAKQTRLRQLASEGFSPIIGVGFAYAESMKLVAAEFPNVKFGLVDGSVEGAANVTPLLFAEQEGSFLAGVIAAYQSKKCHVGFVGGVEIPLIQKFEAGYFQGAQAAAPKIKVEKSYITPAGDFTGFQDAPKGLESAKGQIEKGADVIYQAAGASGKGIFSAAKQGNALAIGVDSDQYNQATVADTKDVIVSSMLKRVDVAVYDFIAAVAKNDIASLPKVFDLKVNGVGYATSGGKIDAKLQGILEGYKAQIIEGKITVKDKP, from the coding sequence ATGCGTGGTGTCGCGGTCGCCGCGATCGCGTTGACCAGCGTGATGACTATGGCCGCCTGCGCGAAGGACTCGGGTGGCGGGAACAACAACTCGAGCGCCGGTACCGGCGCGGCTTGCGAGTTCGCCCAGCCCCCGACCGCGCCTGCTACCTCGAGCACCAGTGCCGCGGCCGGCGCCAAGGTGGACGCGAGCGCGCTGAAGATCGGCCTGGCCTACGACATCGGTGGCCGTGGCGACGCGTCGTTCAACGACTCCGCCGCCGCCGGTCTGGACAAGGCCATCGCGGACATGGGCGTGAAGAAGGAGAACACGCGCGAGCTGTCCGCCGCTCCGAACGAGGACGAGTCCGCCAAGCAGACCCGGCTGCGCCAGCTGGCCTCCGAGGGCTTCAGCCCGATCATCGGTGTCGGCTTCGCCTACGCCGAGTCGATGAAGCTCGTCGCCGCCGAGTTCCCGAACGTCAAGTTCGGCCTGGTCGACGGTTCCGTCGAGGGCGCGGCCAACGTCACGCCGCTGCTGTTCGCCGAGCAGGAGGGCTCCTTCCTCGCCGGTGTCATCGCCGCGTACCAGAGCAAGAAGTGCCACGTGGGCTTCGTCGGCGGCGTCGAGATCCCGCTGATCCAGAAGTTCGAGGCCGGCTACTTCCAGGGTGCGCAGGCCGCCGCGCCGAAGATCAAGGTCGAGAAGTCGTACATCACCCCGGCCGGTGACTTCACCGGTTTCCAGGACGCCCCGAAGGGCCTGGAGTCCGCCAAGGGCCAGATCGAGAAGGGTGCCGACGTCATCTACCAGGCCGCCGGCGCCTCCGGCAAGGGCATCTTCTCGGCCGCCAAGCAGGGCAACGCGCTGGCCATCGGCGTCGACTCCGACCAGTACAACCAGGCGACCGTCGCCGACACCAAGGACGTCATCGTGTCGTCCATGCTCAAGCGCGTCGACGTCGCGGTCTACGACTTCATCGCCGCCGTCGCGAAGAACGACATCGCGTCGCTGCCGAAGGTCTTCGACCTGAAGGTCAACGGTGTCGGTTACGCCACGTCGGGTGGCAAGATCGACGCGAAGCTGCAGGGCATCCTCGAGGGCTACAAGGCCCAGATCATCGAGGGCAAGATCACGGTCAAGGACAAGCCGTAG